From one Candidatus Hydrogenedentota bacterium genomic stretch:
- a CDS encoding sigma 54-interacting transcriptional regulator → DKIGLFEAADGGTLFLDEVGDMSAITQAKILRVLQNGEIRAVGDSRIRKVDVRIIAATNRDLLEGVQSLTFREDLYYRLNVIQIRIPPLRERMDALPALVNHFLIQFNRRHHKHISGVDAAAASYLRHYDYPGNVRELESIIAHAVIMADGDLIVSEDLPEYVRLGSRPRPALAYQQEEKLLSMAEMEAQHIRHVLTALKGNQSQTAKKLGLSRSTLWRKMRLYDIDPLAVAED, encoded by the coding sequence AGATAAGATTGGTCTTTTTGAAGCGGCAGACGGAGGAACCCTATTCCTTGACGAGGTGGGCGATATGTCGGCGATCACGCAGGCGAAGATTTTGCGCGTCCTTCAAAATGGGGAAATCCGTGCTGTCGGCGATTCAAGAATCCGCAAAGTGGACGTGCGCATCATTGCGGCGACCAACCGTGATTTGTTGGAAGGTGTTCAATCCCTCACTTTTCGAGAAGACCTGTATTATCGGCTGAATGTGATTCAAATCCGAATTCCGCCGCTCCGCGAACGTATGGACGCCCTTCCCGCCCTAGTCAACCATTTTCTCATTCAATTCAACCGACGCCATCATAAACACATAAGCGGTGTGGATGCTGCCGCCGCCTCTTATTTAAGACATTATGACTATCCGGGCAATGTCCGCGAATTGGAGAGCATCATCGCCCATGCCGTTATCATGGCTGACGGAGATTTGATTGTCAGCGAAGATCTTCCAGAATATGTACGGCTGGGATCTCGACCACGCCCGGCGCTGGCGTATCAACAGGAAGAAAAATTGCTGTCCATGGCGGAAATGGAGGCACAGCATATTCGTCATGTGCTGACGGCGCTTAAGGGTAATCAGAGTCAAACGGCGAAAAAGCTGGGCCTGTCCCGTTCGACGCTTTGGCGAAAAATGAGACTCTACGACATTGACCCGCTTGCGGTCGCTGAGGATTGA
- a CDS encoding sodium/solute symporter (Members of the Solute:Sodium Symporter (SSS), TC 2.A.21 as described in tcdb.org, catalyze solute:Na+ symport. Known solutes for members of the family include sugars, amino acids, nucleosides, inositols, vitamins, urea or anions, depending on the system.) yields the protein MQEIIGLHNIDIAIITTYMLGTLALGFFCTRYVGNAEDFFVSGKALPFWAIGFSIVVSDIGAMDFVAVAGATFRHGVSAANFDWMGSMPAMVFAAFVFVPYFWRTGVFTIPEFLGRRYNSAVQFLNAIIWAIVLFLSLSIMLWVTADKLMYTVLGWDAMWSLWLMAIVTGLYTFSGGLTAVVFTDVVQLIVMFVGGFGLLILSLWEVGGWSALREQVLAKGPEFQEHFTILLPHDTTGPFPWTGIVFGLGIVLAIAYMSGNQVIVQRTLGARTEWDAKGGMLVGGFLKSMIPLMVALPGLCALILVPQLPIEEADRAVPEMIRLLLPAGLRGLMFAALFAALMSSISGTLNSASTMFITDILGEMRSWIGKKPITERQALHLGRAFTAVLIILAGIFAKPIANRESIYVFMQTILSMFQGPTLAILLLGITWRRATRWGGLAGLTLGVTFCFILQYTPGLFTSDYPFLFVAWWSFVFSLIVTVVVSLLTAPESEEKLRGLTWGSVIQSNAAQKALQERNN from the coding sequence ATGCAGGAAATCATTGGTTTACACAATATAGATATTGCCATTATCACCACGTATATGCTGGGAACCCTCGCATTGGGATTCTTTTGCACACGTTATGTGGGCAATGCGGAAGACTTTTTTGTGTCCGGCAAGGCTTTACCTTTTTGGGCCATCGGTTTTTCCATTGTAGTCAGCGATATTGGCGCTATGGACTTTGTGGCAGTCGCCGGCGCAACTTTCCGCCACGGTGTTTCGGCGGCCAACTTTGACTGGATGGGCTCCATGCCTGCCATGGTCTTTGCCGCTTTCGTCTTTGTACCCTATTTTTGGCGCACCGGCGTGTTCACCATTCCTGAATTTTTAGGCAGACGCTACAATTCTGCTGTGCAGTTCCTCAATGCCATCATTTGGGCCATCGTTCTGTTCCTCAGCTTGAGCATTATGTTGTGGGTAACTGCAGACAAACTGATGTACACCGTATTGGGCTGGGATGCCATGTGGTCCTTGTGGCTTATGGCGATTGTGACGGGTCTCTACACCTTTTCCGGTGGTTTAACCGCTGTTGTCTTCACGGATGTGGTGCAGCTGATTGTCATGTTTGTGGGCGGCTTCGGTCTGCTTATCTTGTCGCTGTGGGAAGTGGGCGGCTGGTCGGCATTGCGCGAACAAGTCTTGGCAAAAGGCCCGGAATTCCAAGAACATTTCACGATCCTTTTACCTCACGACACGACCGGACCATTCCCTTGGACAGGCATCGTCTTCGGACTAGGTATCGTCCTTGCCATTGCCTACATGAGCGGTAACCAAGTTATTGTACAGCGCACCCTGGGCGCACGGACGGAATGGGACGCCAAAGGCGGTATGTTGGTCGGCGGCTTCCTCAAGTCCATGATCCCGCTCATGGTGGCGCTTCCCGGTCTTTGCGCGTTGATTTTGGTTCCTCAGCTGCCCATCGAAGAGGCTGATCGTGCGGTGCCTGAAATGATTCGGTTGCTGTTGCCGGCGGGGCTGCGCGGGCTCATGTTTGCCGCCTTGTTTGCCGCGCTCATGTCGAGTATATCCGGTACACTTAACTCAGCAAGTACTATGTTTATTACGGATATTCTCGGGGAAATGCGTTCTTGGATCGGGAAAAAGCCGATCACCGAAAGACAAGCTTTGCATCTCGGCCGTGCTTTCACCGCGGTACTCATCATACTGGCAGGTATCTTCGCGAAACCCATCGCCAACCGCGAAAGTATTTACGTGTTTATGCAAACCATCTTGAGTATGTTCCAAGGGCCAACCCTTGCCATATTGCTTTTAGGTATCACATGGCGGCGCGCCACGCGCTGGGGCGGGCTTGCCGGGCTTACCCTCGGCGTGACCTTCTGTTTTATTCTCCAGTATACTCCGGGACTCTTCACTTCTGATTATCCCTTCCTCTTCGTAGCATGGTGGTCCTTCGTGTTCTCCCTGATCGTCACGGTTGTGGTCAGCTTGCTGACCGCGCCGGAATCAGAAGAAAAACTGCGCGGACTGACCTGGGGTTCTGTCATCCAAAGCAATGCTGCGCAAAAGGCGTTACAAGAAAGGAATAACTAA
- a CDS encoding TlpA family protein disulfide reductase yields the protein MKLQYQITKHIQRVYHQVPRGLFLTALVLAAVVGPQCSAVPNPVEGKEAPSFSLKLMDGGTFDLSEHLGKRPVVLDFWAVWCPPCRAAIPKVASTRSSFADQDVIILTVNLGDSVEGIEAFLKSASVDVPVALDDSEIASELYHITSIPTMVFIDKEGKVARVNVGGMSEASLHSVITDLL from the coding sequence ATGAAACTACAATATCAAATTACAAAACATATACAACGTGTTTACCACCAAGTGCCGCGTGGACTGTTTTTGACCGCCCTCGTGCTGGCGGCAGTTGTCGGACCGCAATGCAGCGCCGTACCCAATCCCGTCGAAGGCAAAGAGGCGCCTAGTTTCTCCCTGAAATTGATGGATGGCGGTACGTTTGATCTGTCCGAGCATTTAGGGAAACGGCCCGTGGTCTTGGATTTCTGGGCAGTATGGTGTCCCCCTTGCCGCGCTGCCATCCCGAAAGTGGCGTCGACCCGCAGCTCTTTCGCAGATCAAGACGTCATCATCTTGACCGTGAACTTGGGCGATTCCGTGGAAGGGATCGAAGCCTTTTTGAAAAGTGCATCGGTAGATGTGCCCGTTGCTTTGGATGATTCGGAAATTGCCAGCGAACTCTATCATATCACCAGCATCCCGACCATGGTTTTCATCGACAAAGAAGGCAAAGTGGCCCGTGTGAATGTGGGCGGCATGAGCGAGGCCTCGCTCCATTCAGTCATCACGGATCTGCTCTAA
- a CDS encoding dicarboxylate/amino acid:cation symporter, producing MKDYPKKRRLPYGIFTVALIALILSGASLRDPTTTAPLLQGFLRSILLFLSLLCFCRWLPRRFSLPGQILAAMVAGIVAGALLPLLGEADFVRDYIGIFGRLFILLLTFTILPLIFVSVLTGTAGIGDPSKLGSVGTKSLVYYCTTTGLAVLLGLFLVNTIRPGVGRTALIPEQSSAAALSETDGAPAADGAAETEDTVPSLGRRLQDEILPSLIRNPVMVGENPLVVIFFALILGAALATLGTAGQPALQVFQSLDKALIRIIIWVMFLAPMGVFALMTCAISDLGLGYMLTLTKYFFTVMLGLSLHFCVLCFVICPLLGRVSPRFFLKKMIPVFQVAFSTSSSLATLPVSIESVEKGVGADRSITNFMLPLGATINMDGTALYLSVAALFVAQVYGMQLGFQQQFMIFMTAILASIGTAGIPGASIGLMGIIFSTAGIPMEGIAIVLGVDRLLDMSRTVVNVTGDCVGAVVVSRGEGKIFAPAAPAVLRADP from the coding sequence GTGAAAGATTATCCGAAAAAAAGAAGGCTGCCCTATGGGATATTCACCGTTGCGCTGATCGCCCTGATACTGAGCGGCGCATCACTGCGCGATCCCACGACCACCGCCCCCCTCCTGCAGGGGTTCCTGCGCAGCATCCTGCTATTCTTGAGTCTGCTATGCTTTTGTCGGTGGCTGCCGCGCCGCTTTTCATTGCCGGGCCAAATTCTCGCCGCCATGGTGGCAGGTATTGTTGCCGGCGCTTTACTCCCCCTTCTGGGCGAGGCAGATTTTGTCCGTGATTATATCGGGATTTTCGGGCGTCTCTTTATTCTGCTGCTCACCTTCACGATCCTGCCCCTTATTTTTGTGTCCGTATTAACGGGAACAGCAGGCATAGGCGATCCGTCAAAACTGGGTTCTGTCGGCACAAAAAGCCTCGTCTACTATTGTACGACCACGGGACTCGCCGTGTTGTTGGGGCTCTTCCTCGTCAATACAATTCGCCCGGGCGTCGGCCGCACCGCCCTAATACCGGAACAGAGCTCAGCTGCAGCCTTATCCGAAACAGATGGGGCCCCGGCGGCGGATGGTGCCGCTGAAACTGAAGATACGGTTCCTTCACTCGGGCGCCGTCTTCAGGATGAGATCCTTCCATCCCTCATCCGTAACCCGGTCATGGTCGGCGAAAATCCTCTCGTCGTCATTTTTTTCGCGTTGATTTTAGGCGCTGCCCTTGCGACTTTGGGCACAGCAGGACAGCCGGCGCTGCAGGTCTTTCAAAGCCTGGATAAGGCGCTGATCCGCATCATTATTTGGGTCATGTTTTTGGCGCCTATGGGCGTATTCGCACTCATGACCTGCGCCATCTCAGATTTGGGACTAGGCTATATGCTCACCTTGACCAAATACTTCTTCACGGTGATGCTCGGCTTAAGCCTTCATTTTTGTGTCTTGTGTTTTGTGATTTGCCCGCTTTTGGGGCGGGTCTCGCCGCGCTTTTTTTTGAAGAAGATGATCCCCGTTTTTCAAGTAGCCTTCAGTACCTCGTCAAGCCTTGCTACACTGCCGGTTTCCATAGAATCTGTGGAAAAAGGGGTGGGTGCCGATCGCAGCATTACAAATTTTATGCTGCCTTTGGGCGCTACCATTAATATGGACGGTACCGCTCTTTATTTAAGTGTGGCAGCGCTTTTTGTGGCGCAAGTCTATGGCATGCAGCTTGGTTTTCAACAGCAGTTCATGATTTTTATGACGGCTATACTGGCGTCTATCGGCACAGCGGGTATCCCGGGCGCGAGCATTGGGCTCATGGGCATTATTTTCAGCACTGCCGGCATTCCGATGGAAGGTATCGCCATCGTCTTGGGCGTGGACAGACTCCTCGACATGAGCCGCACTGTCGTGAACGTGACCGGCGATTGTGTCGGTGCCGTGGTGGTGTCACGGGGCGAAGGCAAGATCTTTGCGCCCGCTGCGCCCGCCGTTCTTAGAGCAGATCCGTGA
- the acpP gene encoding acyl carrier protein — MDQDLSLKIKQLIADRFDRNLNEITDDARFVEDLGADSLDLTELMMALEEEFDILVDDLSDSIDTVADAINFIEKQLNESKND, encoded by the coding sequence ATGGACCAAGATCTTTCCCTCAAAATTAAACAATTAATTGCCGACCGCTTTGACCGAAACCTAAACGAAATTACCGATGATGCGCGTTTTGTCGAAGACTTGGGCGCTGACTCCTTGGACCTTACCGAACTGATGATGGCTTTGGAAGAAGAATTTGATATCCTCGTTGATGACCTTTCCGATTCCATTGATACGGTAGCCGATGCTATCAATTTTATTGAAAAACAGCTGAACGAATCGAAGAACGACTGA
- the fabF gene encoding beta-ketoacyl-ACP synthase II, which produces MTMDKNRVVVTGLGVVSPVGNNCTTFWDNLVEGRSGIRAADFVDERTASRIAGMAEDVVPDTMSPKELKRQSRFILFALEAANQAWAQSGLDMNHEDPYRCGVYLGTGIGGIQDIEENALKLHESGPRRVSPLLMIKGLSNMAAGTVAMQFGLQGPNACVVTACATGAQSIIAAANAIRLGQADVMLCGGTEATVIPYGLAAFSSLRALSTRNDAPEQASRPFDRDRDGFVLSEGAGVLVLESEAHARSRGAEILATLAGTAETSDAYHPVAPRPDGSGAAASMRLALQQAGIAPDQVDYCNAHGTSTRLNDVAESLAFLDVFGTDTPFVSSTKSIMGHLLGAAGVVESIACILTIRYNTIHPNINYDYPDPECPINVVGNTAREVLVDIALSNSLGFGGHNATLVFQTYK; this is translated from the coding sequence ATGACTATGGACAAAAATCGTGTTGTCGTGACGGGCTTAGGTGTAGTGTCGCCCGTAGGAAACAACTGCACAACATTTTGGGACAACCTTGTCGAAGGCCGTTCGGGCATTCGCGCCGCTGATTTTGTGGATGAACGAACTGCTTCGCGAATTGCCGGCATGGCGGAAGATGTTGTCCCGGATACGATGTCCCCGAAAGAGCTGAAACGGCAAAGCCGATTTATTTTGTTTGCCCTGGAAGCGGCGAATCAGGCATGGGCGCAATCCGGGCTCGATATGAACCACGAAGATCCCTATCGCTGCGGCGTTTACCTTGGCACAGGTATCGGCGGTATCCAAGATATCGAAGAGAACGCTCTTAAACTCCACGAATCGGGGCCTCGCCGCGTGTCGCCCTTGTTAATGATCAAAGGCTTATCCAATATGGCGGCAGGCACTGTTGCCATGCAATTTGGATTGCAAGGACCCAATGCCTGTGTGGTGACCGCCTGCGCCACCGGCGCGCAAAGCATTATCGCCGCTGCCAACGCAATCCGTTTGGGACAAGCCGATGTAATGCTCTGCGGCGGTACAGAAGCCACTGTGATACCCTATGGTCTCGCTGCTTTCAGTTCGTTGCGCGCCCTGTCTACGCGTAATGATGCGCCGGAACAAGCGAGCCGACCTTTTGACCGCGACCGTGACGGTTTCGTCCTATCAGAAGGAGCCGGCGTGTTGGTCTTGGAATCAGAAGCCCATGCGCGCAGCCGCGGCGCGGAGATATTGGCGACTCTTGCCGGCACGGCAGAAACAAGTGATGCCTATCATCCTGTGGCGCCCCGTCCCGACGGATCAGGTGCCGCAGCCTCCATGCGCTTAGCATTACAGCAGGCCGGTATCGCGCCGGATCAGGTTGATTATTGCAACGCCCACGGCACAAGTACGCGCTTGAATGATGTAGCGGAATCTCTCGCTTTTTTGGATGTTTTCGGGACTGACACCCCCTTCGTGAGTTCGACAAAATCGATTATGGGTCATTTGCTTGGCGCGGCAGGTGTTGTCGAGTCCATTGCATGTATACTTACTATTCGGTATAATACCATTCATCCTAATATAAATTATGATTATCCGGATCCGGAATGTCCCATTAACGTGGTGGGTAACACGGCGCGGGAGGTCTTAGTTGACATTGCCCTATCAAACTCGTTAGGATTTGGCGGGCACAATGCAACGCTGGTCTTCCAAACTTATAAGTGA
- the rnc gene encoding ribonuclease III → MDEERLAALRELTEALGLKLPSYEALDEALTHASCLCEPDSEELRCYESLEFLGDAVLDLAVSDFLFNRFPDGNPGRFTEMRATIVNRNSVAEVARRLGIGAYIRLSKGEEVLNGRNRLSLLADSLEAVIGAVYQTLGWAAAHAFICDAFASELNQVRMEAPVWDYKSKLQHYCQAQHIALPHFVTKDEGPDHKKVFFVDVFVQDQHLGSGRGSSKKEAEQRAAQQALHMIQDKK, encoded by the coding sequence ATGGATGAAGAACGTTTGGCGGCGCTGCGTGAATTGACTGAAGCACTTGGTCTTAAGTTGCCGTCCTATGAAGCGCTTGATGAGGCGCTTACCCATGCTTCCTGCTTATGTGAGCCCGATTCAGAAGAATTGCGCTGTTATGAGAGTTTGGAGTTTTTAGGCGATGCAGTCTTGGATTTAGCCGTCTCTGATTTTCTTTTCAATCGCTTTCCTGACGGTAATCCGGGCAGATTTACTGAGATGCGTGCAACCATAGTAAACCGCAACAGCGTTGCCGAAGTGGCGCGCCGTTTGGGTATAGGTGCGTACATTCGCTTGAGCAAGGGCGAAGAAGTCTTGAACGGTCGCAATCGTCTGTCGTTACTTGCTGATTCGTTGGAAGCAGTCATCGGCGCTGTCTACCAGACCTTGGGTTGGGCAGCGGCTCATGCGTTTATCTGCGACGCCTTTGCATCGGAACTTAATCAGGTTCGCATGGAAGCGCCTGTTTGGGATTATAAATCGAAATTGCAACATTATTGTCAGGCACAACATATCGCCTTGCCCCATTTTGTTACGAAAGACGAAGGTCCCGACCATAAGAAAGTTTTCTTCGTGGATGTTTTTGTTCAAGATCAACACTTGGGCAGCGGTCGTGGTTCGAGTAAAAAAGAAGCTGAACAGCGTGCGGCACAACAAGCGCTGCACATGATACAGGATAAAAAATAA
- a CDS encoding sodium-translocating pyrophosphatase: MDRFLIVAGASAVLALLFVAYLARYVLSKPQGTDRMVALSRAIQEGAAAFLKREYIWVSGFVVVIAVLIALIGLKRPDLGLNWKTSASFIAGAIASAIAGIIGMWIATRANARTAHAASEGGVKSALDVAISGGAVMGMTVVGVALLGLVIVYKIFNGDPVIVNGYAMGASLLALFGRSGGGIFTKGADMGADLVGKVEAGIPEDDPRNPAVIADNVGDNVGDVAGLGADLLESYVEAIIASLAVASVMFIANPDTTEIVRSFPFFVAAIGIVASIVGVLYVKVFAKNNPQSALMTGTYVSAVLAIIGVFAYTAVRGEAFTLDAITYGKFGPAIACLVGIVGGMAVGFASEYFTSSSYRPVKKLAEGCQTGPAIAVTSGTAVGMQSTLGPVIVLAIAVAVAAHFAGVYGVAIAALGMLATTGMVVAVDAYGPIADNAGGIAEMAHMDPEVRKITDNLDAVGNTTAAIGKGFAIGSAAFAAIGLLSAFMLAANVTEVSIANPLILAGLLIGAMMPFFFSSLLFGAVGRCADTMIQEVRRQFREIPGLKEGKEGVVPDSTTCVKIATQGAIKGMLLPGSLAIVFPVVIGFSPLGVEGLAGMLVGAIATGVMLGIQTANSGGAMDNAKKYIEEGNFGGKGSEAHKAAVVGDTVGDPLKDTVGPSINILIKLMCIISLVLAPLFVG; encoded by the coding sequence CTGGATAGATTCCTCATTGTGGCGGGTGCATCCGCCGTACTTGCCTTGCTCTTTGTAGCCTATCTTGCCCGATATGTGCTGTCAAAGCCGCAGGGAACTGACCGAATGGTTGCCTTGTCCCGGGCGATCCAAGAAGGCGCCGCCGCTTTCCTCAAACGTGAATACATTTGGGTGAGCGGCTTCGTTGTTGTCATTGCCGTTCTCATTGCCCTTATCGGGCTGAAACGGCCGGATCTTGGCTTGAACTGGAAGACTTCCGCCTCCTTTATTGCCGGAGCCATTGCCAGTGCTATCGCCGGAATTATCGGAATGTGGATCGCCACCCGAGCCAATGCACGCACCGCGCATGCTGCCTCTGAAGGCGGTGTGAAAAGCGCGCTGGATGTAGCCATCAGCGGCGGTGCCGTCATGGGGATGACCGTGGTCGGCGTTGCCCTCTTGGGTTTGGTTATTGTGTATAAGATTTTTAATGGCGACCCGGTTATTGTAAATGGCTATGCCATGGGCGCATCCTTATTGGCGCTCTTTGGACGTTCCGGCGGCGGCATCTTCACCAAGGGCGCCGATATGGGCGCTGACTTGGTCGGTAAAGTGGAAGCGGGCATCCCCGAAGATGATCCGCGCAATCCCGCCGTAATCGCTGACAACGTCGGCGACAATGTGGGCGACGTCGCCGGGCTGGGCGCTGACCTGCTCGAATCCTATGTGGAAGCGATCATTGCGTCTCTCGCTGTTGCGTCGGTCATGTTCATTGCCAACCCCGACACGACCGAAATTGTGCGCAGCTTCCCCTTCTTTGTGGCTGCCATTGGTATTGTTGCTTCCATTGTTGGCGTTCTGTATGTGAAAGTTTTCGCTAAGAATAATCCGCAGAGCGCGTTGATGACCGGTACCTATGTCAGTGCTGTTCTAGCGATTATCGGCGTCTTTGCCTATACGGCAGTTCGCGGAGAAGCCTTTACGCTTGACGCCATTACCTATGGTAAGTTTGGTCCCGCCATTGCTTGTCTCGTAGGTATTGTGGGCGGTATGGCCGTCGGTTTTGCCAGTGAATACTTTACCTCCAGCAGCTACCGTCCCGTGAAGAAACTGGCGGAAGGCTGTCAGACCGGTCCTGCCATTGCAGTCACCAGCGGTACCGCTGTGGGCATGCAGAGCACCTTGGGCCCTGTGATCGTTCTTGCCATTGCCGTGGCAGTTGCCGCGCATTTTGCCGGTGTTTACGGCGTGGCGATTGCCGCGCTCGGTATGCTTGCTACGACCGGTATGGTCGTTGCTGTGGACGCTTATGGTCCTATCGCTGACAATGCGGGCGGTATCGCCGAGATGGCGCACATGGATCCCGAAGTTCGCAAAATCACCGATAACCTTGACGCTGTCGGCAACACCACCGCCGCGATTGGTAAAGGCTTTGCTATTGGTTCCGCTGCTTTTGCGGCTATCGGACTGCTCAGTGCCTTTATGTTGGCAGCCAATGTCACTGAAGTCAGTATCGCCAATCCTCTGATTTTGGCGGGACTGCTCATTGGAGCCATGATGCCCTTCTTCTTCTCTTCTTTACTCTTTGGCGCAGTCGGCCGTTGTGCAGACACCATGATTCAGGAAGTGCGCCGTCAGTTCCGTGAAATTCCCGGGCTGAAAGAAGGCAAAGAAGGCGTTGTCCCCGACAGCACAACCTGCGTGAAGATTGCCACTCAGGGCGCGATTAAAGGCATGTTGCTGCCCGGCAGCCTTGCCATTGTCTTCCCCGTAGTGATTGGATTTTCTCCGCTCGGTGTTGAAGGTCTTGCCGGTATGCTTGTCGGCGCTATTGCCACAGGCGTTATGCTTGGTATCCAGACCGCGAACTCCGGCGGCGCCATGGACAATGCCAAGAAGTATATTGAAGAAGGTAATTTCGGCGGCAAAGGTTCTGAAGCGCACAAGGCGGCTGTTGTTGGCGACACAGTCGGTGACCCGCTCAAAGATACAGTCGGACCTTCCATCAATATCCTCATCAAACTGATGTGCATCATTTCGCTTGTATTGGCACCGCTTTTCGTGGGCTGA
- a CDS encoding ThuA domain-containing protein encodes MKHALRLSFIVLAVALLFAGFAGAQDKGPKILLLTRSAGFEHSVISHDKSGTSHVERILQPIVEELKGTMDCTKDAGKINAQTLEQYDVVIFYTSGNLTESGGDDQGVMAESGVEELIAWIKGGGGFLGFHSATDTFRSDDPEPTPYIGMIGAEFTTHGQQFVGTVKKVDNTHPSITSLPSAWSLQDEWYLFHKFDKTNMHVLALLEIGGERSKQDKYDIPDYPMIWCRGMDKGRILYNGMGHREDVWEHASFKLMLKEHLLWVSGQGALNAEPNYDAVVPKALP; translated from the coding sequence ATGAAACACGCTCTCCGCCTAAGTTTTATTGTGTTGGCTGTTGCCCTACTCTTCGCTGGATTCGCCGGCGCACAGGATAAGGGTCCTAAAATTCTGTTGTTGACCCGGTCAGCCGGTTTCGAACACAGCGTCATCAGCCATGATAAAAGCGGTACCAGCCACGTGGAACGCATCTTGCAACCCATCGTCGAAGAATTAAAGGGCACCATGGACTGTACCAAGGACGCGGGAAAAATCAATGCCCAAACGTTGGAACAATACGACGTGGTGATCTTTTATACCTCCGGCAATTTAACGGAATCGGGCGGCGATGACCAGGGCGTCATGGCTGAATCAGGCGTAGAAGAGCTGATCGCATGGATTAAAGGGGGCGGCGGCTTTCTGGGCTTTCATTCCGCAACAGATACCTTCCGCTCCGATGATCCCGAACCGACCCCTTATATCGGCATGATCGGCGCAGAATTTACAACCCATGGTCAACAGTTCGTGGGGACTGTCAAAAAGGTCGACAATACCCACCCGTCAATCACTTCTTTGCCAAGCGCTTGGAGCCTGCAAGATGAATGGTATTTGTTTCATAAGTTCGACAAAACAAATATGCACGTGCTGGCATTGCTTGAGATTGGCGGAGAACGAAGCAAACAAGACAAATATGATATTCCGGATTATCCCATGATCTGGTGCCGCGGAATGGATAAGGGCCGTATCCTGTATAACGGTATGGGTCACCGTGAAGATGTTTGGGAGCACGCCTCCTTCAAGCTAATGCTGAAAGAACATCTGTTATGGGTTTCCGGTCAAGGTGCCTTGAACGCTGAACCCAATTATGATGCAGTCGTCCCCAAAGCGCTGCCCTAA